From Saccharibacillus brassicae:
GGAGGGTGGCCTGGCCTGAGTTGTTGTGTAGAGGTGCCGCTTGGATGGCATCGTATCGAAGGCGGGTGCACGGTTTTAATTTATCTGTTAAACGACCGACATCTTTGCCGCAGGCAGAGGTGTTTTTGTTTTTTTATCGTTAAAAAATTCGGCGAAAAAGTTGGATTTGCGTCCTGCAAAAGACCGGCGCGTCGTTTTTATCCGCACCGAAATATAGTATAATATAGGAACGACGACGATTCATTTTTAGTCAATGGAACCCGATTCGAAGTTCGATCAAGAAGGAGCCGCCGATGGAACATATTGCGCTTTACCGGGCTTGGCGACCTCAGTCGTTCAAGGACATGGTAGGACAACAGCATATTATCCGAACGCTGCAGAATGCCATACGCGAACAGCGGGTGTCGCATGCCTACCTGTTCAGCGGACCGCGGGGGACGGGCAAGACAAGTGCCGCCAAGATACTGGCCAAAGCCGTCAACTGCGAAAAAGGGCCCGCTCCCGAGCCGTGCAACGAATGCGAGACATGCAAGCGCATCTCGTCGGGAGCGGTGATGGACGTGCTGGAGATCGACGCCGCCTCCAACCGGGGCGTGGAAGAGATCCGCGATCTGCGCGACAAGATCAAATACGCCCCGACCGAAGTGCGGCGTAAAGTGTATATTATCGACGAAGTGCACATGCTTACGACGGAAGCGTTCAATGCGCTGCTGAAGACGCTGGAAGAACCGCCGGAGCATGCCATGTTCATCTTGGCCACGACGGAACCGCATCGGCTGCCGGCCACGATCATCTCGCGCTGCCAGCGGTTCGATTTCCGCCGCGTGTCGCTTGAGGAGCAGACCGGACGGCTGTCCGAGATCTGCCGCGAAGAGAAGATCGAAGCCGAAGACAGCGCCCTGCAGTATATTGCGCGGCTGTCCGACGGCGGGATGCGGGACGCGCTCAGCGTGCTCGATCAGATCTCCGCGTTTACCGACGGCAAAGTGACGTACGACCAAGTGCTGAACATGACCGGCGGCATCGCTTCCGAACAGTTTTCGGCTTTGGCCGCTTCGCTGTCCGCGCAAGACGCCGGAGGCGTGCTGCAGACGGTCGAAGGCTGGATGCAGGAAGGCAAGAGCGCGGACAAGTGCATGGAGAACCTTCTCTATTACTTCCGCGACCTGCTGATGATCAAAATGGTGCCGAACGCGGAACATATGACGGAGAGAGTGCTCGACGCCGCGTCTTTTCAGGAGGTGGCGGAACGCTTTTCCAAAGAAAGTCTGTTCCGCACGATCGACACGCTCAGCCGCTACCAGAACGAGATGAAGTATGCGGCCAATCCGCAGATGCTGTTCGAAGTGGCGCTGCTGAACCTGGTCAGTCTGGGCGAAGGGGCCGAAGCGGCCCCGCACCGCGAAGCTTCCGCTTCGAACGGCGCTCCGGTCGACTCCCAGGCCGTCAAACGGCTCGAAGGCAGGATCGCCGAGCTGGAGAAGAAGCTGGATCAGGCTGTGCGCAGCGGCGTTCAATCTTCCGGAGGAGGCGAAGCGTCGGGCAGCCGCCCGGCCGTTCGGCAGAATACGCCCCGCATCTCCCGGATGGCGAAGCTGCCTTCGCATATGGATCAATACCTGGCGCGAAGAGACGATGCTTCGTTCAACGAGATCCGCGGCAAGTGGAATCAGGTGCTTCAGCGGGTAAAAGAAGAAAAGGTGACGGTTCACGCCTGGTTTACGAACGGCGAGCCGGTGTCGGCGCTGGACGATTCCGTCCTGGTCGCGTTCAAAAACGACATTCACCGCGAGACGATCGAAAAGCCGGCCAATCGCCAGGTGGTGGAACAGGTCATGAACCAATGCCTGGGCGGCGAATGGCATCTGGTCACGATCATGCAGAAAGATTGGAACGATTCCGCGGAATCGGCTTCTTCTTCGAAGTCCGAATCCGAAGTGCTGGAGCTGCAGCAGGAAGAAGCAGGCGGCAGCAAAGAACCCTGGGTAGACGAAGCCTTGAATCTGTTCGGGGAGAATCTGGTTGTCATTAAAGAATAAATACTGCCCGGCACGCCGCCATGCGGGGATGCCGAGGCCCACCCCAAAGGAGAGATCCCGATGAACAACAACATGAACCAAATGATGAAGCAGGTCAAGAAGATGCAGGAACAAATGATGAAAGCCCAGGAAGAACTCGGCACGAAAAAAGTCGAAGGCACTTCCGGCGGCGGCGTGGTCAGCGTTGAAGTCAACGGCCACAAAAAAGTGATCGCGATCAATATCAAACCCGAAGCGGTGGACCCGGACGACGTGGAAATGCTGCAGGACCTGATCCTGACGGCCGTTAACGACGCGCTGACCAAAGCCGAAGAACTGGCAAACCAGGACATGGGCAAATTCACGAACGGCATGAAAATCCCGGGTCTGTTCTAAACTATTCGTAAAAGGGAAGTGTGGCCTTGCATTATCCGGAGCCGATTGCCAAACTGATCGAATCTTTCAGCCGTCTGCCCGGGATCGGGCCCAAGACGGCGGCGAGACTCGCTTTTCATGTATTGAATATGAAAGAAGACGACGTGATCGACTTCGCCAAGGCGCTTGTCAGCGTCAAACGCAATCTGCATTACTGCACCGTGTGCGGCAATATTACCGATACCGATCCGTGCCGGATCTGTCAGGACAAGTCCCGCGACGCTTCCGTCATCTGCGTCGTGCAGGATGCCAAAGACCTGGTCGCGATGGAGCGGACCCGCGAGTTCGACGGATATTACCACGTCCTGCACGGCGCGATCTCTCCTATGGAAGGAATCGGTCCCGATGACATCCGTCTGAAGGAGCTGTTGACCCGTCTTAGCGACGAACGCGTGCAGGAATTGATTCTGGCAACCAATCCGAATATCGAAGGGGAAGCGACGGCGATGTATATTTCGCGCCTCGTGCGTCCGTTCGAGATCAAAGTGACGCGGATTGCCCACGGCCTGCCGGTAGGCGGAGACCTGGAGTATGCGGACGAAGTCACGCTCTCCAAGGCTCTCGAAGGACGCAGGGAGCTATAGGACGATCGTATATGCGGGACAAGCAAATAGCGGCGGCAGTCGGCCTTTGGGTCGGCTGCCGTATTTTTTATGCCGATTTCGTAAAATGCGGCTGACAGCGAAGCGTTTTCATTGTATAATCCATTTATTGTGGTTCAGCGGCCGCTTTCGTGAAGAAATAGGCGAAGATAAAAAAGTGAGTAAAAATGCAGAATTGTGTTGACTTGCTATCTGGCTGCGTGATACATTAATAAACGGCTCTTCGAGGCCAACCCTTTTACAGCCAACCAAAGAAAT
This genomic window contains:
- the recR gene encoding recombination mediator RecR, with protein sequence MHYPEPIAKLIESFSRLPGIGPKTAARLAFHVLNMKEDDVIDFAKALVSVKRNLHYCTVCGNITDTDPCRICQDKSRDASVICVVQDAKDLVAMERTREFDGYYHVLHGAISPMEGIGPDDIRLKELLTRLSDERVQELILATNPNIEGEATAMYISRLVRPFEIKVTRIAHGLPVGGDLEYADEVTLSKALEGRREL
- the dnaX gene encoding DNA polymerase III subunit gamma/tau, translated to MEHIALYRAWRPQSFKDMVGQQHIIRTLQNAIREQRVSHAYLFSGPRGTGKTSAAKILAKAVNCEKGPAPEPCNECETCKRISSGAVMDVLEIDAASNRGVEEIRDLRDKIKYAPTEVRRKVYIIDEVHMLTTEAFNALLKTLEEPPEHAMFILATTEPHRLPATIISRCQRFDFRRVSLEEQTGRLSEICREEKIEAEDSALQYIARLSDGGMRDALSVLDQISAFTDGKVTYDQVLNMTGGIASEQFSALAASLSAQDAGGVLQTVEGWMQEGKSADKCMENLLYYFRDLLMIKMVPNAEHMTERVLDAASFQEVAERFSKESLFRTIDTLSRYQNEMKYAANPQMLFEVALLNLVSLGEGAEAAPHREASASNGAPVDSQAVKRLEGRIAELEKKLDQAVRSGVQSSGGGEASGSRPAVRQNTPRISRMAKLPSHMDQYLARRDDASFNEIRGKWNQVLQRVKEEKVTVHAWFTNGEPVSALDDSVLVAFKNDIHRETIEKPANRQVVEQVMNQCLGGEWHLVTIMQKDWNDSAESASSSKSESEVLELQQEEAGGSKEPWVDEALNLFGENLVVIKE
- a CDS encoding YbaB/EbfC family nucleoid-associated protein: MNNNMNQMMKQVKKMQEQMMKAQEELGTKKVEGTSGGGVVSVEVNGHKKVIAINIKPEAVDPDDVEMLQDLILTAVNDALTKAEELANQDMGKFTNGMKIPGLF